One genomic window of Solanum dulcamara chromosome 12, daSolDulc1.2, whole genome shotgun sequence includes the following:
- the LOC129875810 gene encoding desiccation protectant protein Lea14 homolog gives MDYVDKAKNYVSEKVAEMEKPEATVMNVDVKKMSFDSISYHAKVSVTNPYQVPIPIMEIAYVVKCYGSIVATGTIPDPGSLKAKSTTLVDVPAKVPHSAILSLVKDIAADWDIDYTLELGFIIDLPVFGNFTIPLTYSGEYKLPTLSDLWRGDEEEEKQEQENK, from the exons ATGGATTACGTAGACAAGGCGAAGAATTATGTGTCGGAAAAGGTAGCGGAGATGGAGAAACCCGAAGCAACGGTTATGAATGTGGATGTGAAGAAGATGAGTTTTGATAGCATTTCATATCACGCTAAGGTTTCCGTTACCAATCCTTACCAAGTTCCAATACCTATCATGGAAATTGCTTATGTTGTCAAATGTTATGGCAG CATAGTAGCAACAGGTACAATTCCAGATCCGGGGTCATTGAAGGCGAAAAGCACAACCTTGGTAGACGTGCCAGCGAAGGTTCCACACAGCGCGATATTGAGCCTAGTGAAGGACATAGCAGCAGATTGGGACATAgattatacacttgagttgggTTTCATTATTGACCTTCCTGTATTTGGCAACTTCACCATTCCCCTCACTTATAGCGGCGAGTACAAGCTTCCTACATTGTCTGATTTATGGAGAGGTgacgaagaagaagagaaacaagAACAAGAGAACAAGTAA
- the LOC129876906 gene encoding RING-H2 finger protein ATL67-like: MSTIPSSVYGGPPPPLTTTTTNTLIESLDKIGLGYAIAIALGFLFLLFSLLLSSYLCCRSAASRPRQAQNPNTENDGIYIPSVIFVAEDDENDDLSSQNTFAGLDQAAINSYPKLIYSKRNGNWGNGNGNGNDVVCSICLCDYKEAEMLRMLPDCKHYFHVMCIDAWLKLNASCPVCRNSPFPTPMSTPLSEVVPLSQYSDGRRRH, encoded by the coding sequence ATGTCCACCATTCCCTCCTCCGTCTACGGCGGCCCACCACCACCTctaaccaccaccaccaccaataCGCTCATCGAGAGCCTTGATAAAATCGGCCTAGGCTATGCAATTGCAATTGCCCTTGGCTTCCTCTTCCTCCTATTCTCTCTCCTCCTTTCCTCTTACCTTTGCTGCCGCTCCGCCGCCTCTCGACCCCGTCAAGCCCAAAACCCGAACACCGAAAACGATGGAATTTACATTCCTAGTGTAATTTTCGTTGCTGAGGACGATGAAAACGACGACCTTTCATCACAAAACACCTTCGCGGGCCTCGATCAAGCTGCAATAAACTCGTACCCCAAATTGATTTATTCGAAGAGAAACGGAAATTGGGGAAATGGAAACGGAAACGGAAACGACGTCGTGTGTTCGATTTGTTTGTGCGATTACAAGGAAGCAGAGATGTTGCGTATGTTACCTGACTGTAAGCATTATTTTCATGTGATGTGTATAGACGCGTGGCTGAAACTGAATGCTTCTTGTCCAGTCTGCCGGAACTCTCCGTTTCCGACGCCGATGTCGACGCCGTTGTCGGAGGTGGTACCACTTTCACAATACTCCGATGGCCGGAGGCGGCATTGA